The Nothobranchius furzeri strain GRZ-AD chromosome 8, NfurGRZ-RIMD1, whole genome shotgun sequence sequence cctggacactaaacttaCAACCACCTTTCCCGTtgagagccaagatgggtgactccatgaatgttaaataacagtgtgacgtagatctttcaggattttctaatcctagagtttcaccgtctattttctatcagaagctaatgcaggagataggtgtaggagactattttcatgttcagcctgcatgaaacactcaattATAGTCAGAATTAATAATAACAAATGGTTTTTCAGAGTTCCAAACCTTTAATAAAATCCGAGGCTACCCTAATGTAAATTAGTCCTTTTATGATAGCATGTAAGCTCATTTTTACTTCAAGGAAAAGAGATGAAGAAAGTCTTTGTGTAATTTTTTCCAACTTTGATTAGAAGCTCTTAATAAGTTTCTTTCTGATGACATCAggacaattaaaaaaaacttttcaggAATATCTAAGCTATTTTCAGAGGATGACTTGGTGCATGCTGGCTTATGTGCATGGGATAGTGACAAGAGTCATGTGCCGATAAcatcaccatccatccattttcatccgcttgtccGGAGTcgagttgcgggggcagtagcctaaggcgagaggctcagatttccctctccccagccacttgggccagctcctccgagggaatcccaaggcgttccctggccagatgagaggcatagttcctccaccgtgtcctgggtctacctttaggtctcctcccggttggatgtgcccggaaaacctcaccagggaggcgtccaggaggcatcctgaccagatgcccaagccacctcaactggctcctctcgatgtggaggagctgcgggtctacttcaagcccctcccggatgaccgagcttctcaccctttctctaagggaagaagaagaagaagaaaatatcatttctatagcgcctctcaagataaaaatcacgaggcgcttcacaaaaacaaaaaaaaaagtaaaaatataaaaaagcatttagaaaatgtttaaaaatatatttaaaatgagcaaaaataggcaattgtgatttaaaaaatgttaagaaagagagagagagtgaataggaaagagggaaatgagtggatcctgaggaaggtggaataggtggggagagcagaataaagacagagtggtgaagaaggtcatacaaaagccagcttgaacaagtgagtcttcagattctttttaaaggagtccactgatctcaggctcagggggagagaggtccagagtctgggggccacagcagcaaatgatctgtcacctttggtctttagcctggtgctacacaaccagtaggctttgatcactggacctcagggacctgctggggttgtagggactaagaagatcaccaatgtaagatggtgcttgtccatgtaaggccctatagaccagaaccaggatcttgaaatgaaccctgaagttgactggcagccagtgaagctggaggagaagcggggtgacgtgggtgtgtttggagaacttggtcagaagccgagcacaggcattctgaaccacctgtagacggttcagggaggttctgctcagacacgtgaaaagagagttacagtagtctaagtgtgaggagatgaaggtgtggataactgtctcaagttcagagcgggacagaatgggactcagcttagcaatgttcctgagatggaagaaggaagagcgaacaagagaactgacatgagaatccagggtgagagctgggtcaaaggtcacgccaagattcctgacggaaggtttggtgtgagaagcaacctgaccaagagagtctctgactttgggaaccagtttgtctggggcacagatgaggatctcagtcttatcttcattcagccgtagaaagctcccagccatccaggttttgatagagtctaagcaggtgtgtaaaagctgcagcttagacatctcatggggcttgaaggagatgtacagttggatgtcatctgcataaagatggtaagagattcctttgaaggagatcaggaggtgctgaagaggaagcagatagaggaggaagagcagaggcccagcacagaaccttgtgggacaccatgggtaagagaggtggtggaggacctaaacttggagacggccacagaaaaggagcgctcagagagataagaggagaaccactccagagcagttcctgataggcctacccagtctctcagcctctccagtatcaggtgatggtcaacagcatcaaaggctgcagtcaggtccagcaggaccagaacagaacagtcccctgcatcactgtgagtcagaaggtcattagggaccctaagaagagctgtttcagtagaatgagctctacgaaaacctgactggaagctatcatagatgttatgttcatcaagaacagctgtgagttgtttagccaaaaccttttccaagatcttggagatgaacggaagtttagagatcggtctgaagctgctatggagagaggggtcgagactcggtattttaagaagtgggtggattacagcgttcttaaagtaagctgggacctgaccagaaaccagagaagcattaattatagagagcaagcTGGGACcggtggactgaaaagcacttttaaacatagataagggtaagatgtcgagggggcatgtggaggttttcatagagttaactagtttggttaactcaggcaaagaaacagaaataaagctatctaggatgatgggcctcgttggagtcgggagaggcagcgataaggctgagggagagatgctagatctaaccttattgactttgtccacaaagaaagtcagaaagttctcacagtctgcaacagattggatggaggctgtaggagaggcaggagagacgatgctgctgatggtgttaaacagcaccttggggttccctttgctctgggacaccagtttggagaaataggaaaccctagcatctctgactgcagagttagaggatgtcagaagatcctttaggtgcagcagttggacgtggagatgggtttccttccacaaacgctcaatttttctgcattggcgcttcaggctgcgaagactgtcattaaaccagggagtagggcagcaactgatctggttctgacaggacagatgttgtccagaatggagaggcagtgcacgttaaactgagaagttaaggaatctgggtcgttatcagaagaacagggtggatcaaaagcagcagaaaaattgctagctgtgctctcattaagaaaacgagaactaaccttaTGGAGAGCAGGAGGTAGGGAcaaagaaactgacaagttaaagaaaatgcaatggtgatctgaaatataaacgtcatcaggacaaacactgtcagcatttagactcagggtaaaaacaaggtctagagtgtgccccctggtgtgtgtggagccagaaacatgctgggtaaagctgaaggagtccataaggctggagaaattcctggcaaagtgatcagagggatcatcaacgtggatgttgaagtcaccaacaatcaccagtctggacagcttcacagtggaggattgaaagtcactaaactcctgaaggaaagagctgtttggaccaggtggacgataaaccacagcacagtagaatgggtccttacacccaactttaatcagctgcagttcaaaggaagcaaagtgattaGAGGTTGtaaagctacatggaagatggtctctgaaaacaacagctaggcctccaccacgaccagaaccccgggggtggctaagaaaagaataaccactcgggcagaagtCAATCAGAGCaggataatcagatgtttgctgccaaacttcagtcagaaacagaaaatccaggtttttagagagaattagatcattgagcaggaaggacttattgttaacagagcgggtatttaacaggagccatgctgagtgaggtggaggaatcagaaactacagaaacagctggagttagtggacgtaaattagcggggttagatccacgatgtttataaaaaccacttatggagggaacaggaggagaaaccactgaggaatgaggataaaccgaccttaaaaaacttggacggatgaaccgcgccacaacgcggcctggcgggaatgcagaagtggtgctcaggtcaccaaacaaaggacaagaaactaaaagatcgcgccgatgtttactagataaaccacactttaagagaagtcttattctcaccttgaTTCCTGCtcttttacctcttttcctctgacgttttcccgggactggaCAAACGTAGCTGGAGGTGTGCAGCTCGggaccgtcgtttggctccgggccagtgcgccactcaggtaaacaaacaggactgtacgtcctcggtgcatcttgggcgatcgtgaacgaacagaaggataaaagagtctggcgatcataggagatggtagcagggacaataCTGAAGAGGATTGTAGAcaagagcaaggtggaaaagaggaggttagtggagaaaattttgaaaaagtgaccagtgactgcggctaagccaagcacaggcgccatcttgttaccaacCGGAAGCGGAGAAGtgaagcccagccactcttctgagaaaactcatttcagccgcttgtctccgtgatctcgttctttcggtcactacccaaagctcatgaccataggtgagggtaggaatgtagatcgaccggtaaatcaagagcatcgccttctgactcagctctttcttcaccacgacagaccggtacaacgcccgcatcactgcagatgcagcatcaatccgcctatcgatctcacactccagttttccctcactcgtgaacaagacctcgagatacttaaactcctccacttggggcagcacctcatccctgacccagagaaggcattctacccttttccgaataaagaccatggtctcagatttagaggagctgattctcatcccggctgcttcacagtcggctgcaaaccactctagcgaaagctgaagatcacgttctgatgaagtcaacaggaccacatcatctgcaaaaagcagagacctgatcctcaggccaccaaaacggatgccctcaacaccttggctgcacctagaaatcctgtccataaaggttatgaacagaaccggtgacacagggcagccttggcggagtccaactgtcactgggaacgagcctgacttactgccggcaatgcagaccaagctctgacaccggtcatacagggacctaactgcccgtatcagagggcctggtaccccatacttccggagtaccccccacaggccccccgagggacgaggtcaaactccttctccaaatccacaaaacacatgtagactggttgggcaaattcccacgcaccttccaggatccccctaagggtatagagctagtccagagttccacggccaggaagaaaacaacattgctcctcctaaatctgaggttcaacaatccgacggaccctcctctccagaacccctgaatagaccttaccagggaggctcaggagtgtgatccccctgtagttggaacacaccctgtggtccccctttttaaatatggggaccaccaccccagtctgccagtccagtgggactaccccccgtgtccacgcgatattgcagagccgcctcagccaacacagccccacaacatccagagccttaaggaactccgggcggatctcatccacccctggagcctgaccacagaggagctttttacccacctcagtgacctcaacaccagagatttgagaggccaacccaaagtctccagactctgcttcctcagtgGAAGACGTGTCAAATCCGTCACGATCAATATGCTGTTTGATGTGTCAGTAAAAGCGAAAGTGCTTTGGAATCAGTGAATCTTGTATTAGTCATGTGGCCAACCAAAGTTTAAATAGCGAGACCATCTGTTTATATTACCTTTATTTTAAAAGTGTTATTCCATGGCTAATAAAAGTTTCTGACTGAGTTTCAGTAAGATCAAGATGGATCAGTATGAAGGGTTTTCCCGTTGTGAGACATGTTTTGGTCCAAATATTATATAAATACAAGCTTCATGAGCAGAGACGTTAAAAAGCGTGACTTTAAAGCATGGCAGTAGAAGGGGCTTTTAAATACACGAGGGTGAAACACTCGTTTTTACCTCGCTAGCAATGTGTCCATTTGTGATTCTGTTTAAGTGCCTCAGAAGATACATCAAACCCACCTTAACTGGGTCAGACATTTGAACACATTCAAAATAGATGAGCCTGTTCTTCTATTTCTGTAAAGGTCTGCGTGTTTGTCCTGAAGATAGCTGCCGACTGAAACCTCGCTGAAGTCAAGAGAGAAAAAAATACCCTAATAAGAATCAGATTCCTTCGCTTTATGATTTATTTCTTAAGGTAAATCACTTAAATTGAAACATTTAGCACATTTTCTTTTACTTTAACCAATTTTGAGAACTCTACTTCTTCCAATCTTAATCAATTTGGGTTAAAATGATTTGTGATTAATTTAAATTCCCAGATGCAGAATTTAAAATACGATGATGTCATCTCTTCTAATGAAACATAAAAATTTTGAGGGGGAGTTGTTAAAAAAAAGACCAATTTTTATGAAATCATTGACACTTGCCGTTGCTGTTAGTAAACGTAGCCATTCGCTGTTCTCTACCCATAACCGGCTCTGCTTGGCAGCTCTGTAAAACAATCCAGACACCGATGTGAAAGATGGAGAGAACGGAACAATGCAGAGAAAGAAAGAAGGACGTAGGCACGTGTCTGCGTGCGAGAAGTTCC is a genomic window containing:
- the LOC139071491 gene encoding uncharacterized protein, with protein sequence MPVSRSLREKSSGARKGDFISCCLKLLSPPAEFSVMKQTHPSYVTLHCIISQPRPQDKKHHLLTKVSVMCQPVLYNQRNVTRLGADSASLHMCMLLSLLPSPMIARLFYPSVRSRSPKMHRGRTVLFVYLSGALARSQTTVPSCTPPATFVQSRENVRGKEVKEQESRERVRSSVIREGLEVDPQLLHIERSQLRWLGHLVRMPPGRLPGEVFRAHPTGRRPKGRPRTRWRNYASHLARERLGIPSEELAQVAGEREI